The DNA segment ATCGTCTATTTAGTGGTCGTACGGGTCAGCTTAGCCTTTGTCGAACAAATGGCACTTTTGGTTGGGCCGCGTATTCTGCTCAACATTGGTTTAGGTAAATACCATAAACCACGATACGAGCAGCGTTTATTCCTTTATTTAGATATGGTTGCCTCGACAACCCACGCCGAGTCCCTCGGGGATTACCGTTTTAGCCGCCTGATTCAAGACAGCTTTAGCCTGCTATCCGACACAGTGACCAATAACGAAGCCGAAATTTACCGTTATATGGGCGATGCCGTATTGATCCACTGGCCGTTAGAAGAAGGCGTGGTGCACGACCGCTGCATGAATATCTATTTTGAATTTAGCCAGCAGTTAAATTGGCAGCGACGTTACTTTGAAGAGCACTATGGGTTTGTGCCTAAATTTAAGGCGGCGGCCCACTGTGGCCAAGTGGTTGCTGCAGTGGTTGGTGTGCAAAAACAAGAAATTAGCTTTTTTAGTGATGTGCTAAATACCTTAGCCAGACTTCAAGATCAGTGTAATCCACTGGGACAACGCATGCTGATCTCTGGTGCGCTGGCGGGCCGACTCGACAATCCCAATAGCGAATACCGCTTAACCAATTTGGGTCCAGTCAAATTAAAGGGGAAACAACACTCGATTGAAGTGTTTGGTGTTTCCCCTCTCTAATATCCTAGCTTTAACTTACAGCGATTATTCGATTTCTTTGGTTAACAGCTTTTGAATAAGTAAACCTAGGGTACGGAAGGTCAAAATCCGGCTGGTTGTTTGTCGCCAAACTAAGCCGATATCGCGGTAAGGCGCTTCACCGGGCGGAGTCATCACCACCAGATCGGTATCATTTAAGATGCCAGCATCGATCGCCATTTGCGGTAAGAAGGTGGTGCCCAGCTTGCTATCCACCATTTGCACTAAAGTATGCAGACTGGTCGCGGCAAAGGGATTCACCTTAGCGCTGTCACCTAACTGACAAGCGGTAATCGCATGCCCTGTAATACAGTGTTCACTCTGTAGCAGGAAGATACTCTCATCGGGCAAAGTCTGATAATCGATAGGTTGATGAATGCCACCCACTAAATCTTTATGGATCACCATCTTAAAGGGGTCTATCCCGACTTTCATGCTGTGGTAACCACTGGTATCCACGGGCAAAGCGAGGATCAGTAAATCCAACTCCCCTTTGCCTAAGGCATCGAGCAAACGCTCAGTAGTATCCTCTTTGAGTAATAAACTCATCGCCGGATAAGCTTGCTGACATTGCTTAACCACGCGGCTTAATAAAAATGGCGCAATGGTTGGGATACAACCTAAGCGGATATCCCCAGTCATAGGTTCGCCCTGGTTTTTAACCAGTTCGACTAAATCATCCACATCCGTGAGGATTTTGCGGGAACGCTGCACCACTTCTTCACCGATAGCGGTGAACATAAAGGATTTATGATCACGTTCTATCAATTGATGGCCGAGCTGTTCTTCAAGATTCTGGATCCCGCTCGATAGCGTTGATTGACTGACAAAACACACCTTAGCGGCGCGGTTAAAATTCTGCTCTTGGTGAAGATTCACCAAATAGAATAAATTCTTGAGGCTAGGTAAATTTTTCATTTAATCGATTGCCACTAAGGTTATGAATTAATAAATTTAATCAACTCTAGCATAAGTTATCAACTAAAACGCGGCTGAATTGCTCAATACTGTGAGCAAAATCGATTTTCAATCAAAGGAAAACCTAAGAGAGCGCTTACGGAGAACAAACGGAGGGGATAAAGACTGGAACTGAGGTTATTGAGGTGCAACCTGAAGCTGCACCTCCATAGTACAGACTAAGCTTTCGCCTGTAGGAATTGCTTTAATTGCTGGAGATCGGCACTTGCAAATTCAACAATTTGCGCGACCCAGGTTCCATGTTCAGCTTCCCAACGTGTTTCTTCACCATGTTGGAGTAACTGGGCAATTTGCTGAATACGTTTTAACCCCACAGAGCCCGCTGCACCTTTAAATTTATGGGCTTCGGCGCATAAAGTGTCCTTATCGGCAGCTTCGTTAGCCTTGACTAGATTCCCTACATACTCAGGCATTAATTGCTCAAACAAGACCACACTCTTTAGCAGAGTTCCGGCACCAATCGCACTGCAATACTGTTCTAACGTATTGAGATCTAGGATTGTTTCTAATTCAACTGTGGCCATCTAGGCCTCCCTTAAGTAGTCCAATGCTTAAAACACGTTTATGACATGATACCCACTAAAATTGTCAGTGCAACTTATAGCAGCATTTGTGGTCAAATGATGTTTTATTTAACAAAAAATCAACTATTTCAAACACTCTCAGCGATAAATCGATTTCAACTGAATCCATTCAAGCGATATGGTCATTATGGTCGCGTTAATGCCGCGCCTTGTCCACCCTTACGCGCAAGATCCTCAACAATTGCCACTAAACCATTCCAACGATAACCACACCAGTCGGGCGCGAGTAGTATCGGTTTTTTCGCATAGGCGGTCACCCGATGAAAAATCACTTCTTTAGGTGTATGCCGAACCAGCTCGCCGACACAAGCCGCATACTCTTCGATACTGAGCAATGGCAAGCGTCCTGCGCGCCAAGCCTTCGCCATCGTACTGCCCTCAACGACATGTAATGGATGTAGCTTTAAGCCATCGACGCCGTGCGCCAGCACCGCCTGCAGTGTCGCCATATAATCGAGGTGAGTTTCACCGGGTAAGCCTAAGATAAGGTGAGTACAGACTTTTAGGCCTCGGCTTCTGGCCCGTGCAACTGTATCGCAATAACAGGCAAAATCGTGCCCGCGGTTAATCTTATGCAAGGTTCTATCGTTGGCGGTTTGCAATCCAAGCTCCAGCCAGACATCGACACCCTTTTGCTGATAACTGGCTAATAAATCGAGAACCTTGTCTGGCACACAGTCGGGACGCGTACCGACACATAAACCCACAATCTCACTGTCTTTGACCGCTTCATCGTATTTAGCCATCAACACCTGATACTCATCATAGGTGCTCGTATAGGCCTGAAAATACGCGATAAACTTATCCGCATTCAGCTTAGGTTTAGCCTGTTTATAACGGACTTTCCCTTGTTCTAGCTGCTCACTAATGCTGAGCGTTTCCGCCTGCTGATAACTAAAGGAGGCCACATTGCAAAAGGTGCAACCGCCACGTCCTAGGGTGCCATCGCGGTTAGGGCAAGTGAATTTGGCATCGATAGTCAGCTTGCGTAAGCGCTCGCCGTATTTCGCCTTACACACGGCACCGAATGTGTTTACGTATGCATCGAGCCCCATTAGCTCTCCTGCCAAATTTCATGTCGTTTCATTAAAAATAACCAAGATAAAATCACAAAAAAGAAGAAATAAAGACGTGTGTTTAGATGAAAAAACTCATGATAAACAAAGCGAGCATCGTTTTCTTGGTGGTAAATCAAACTCCGGTTAGATTCGCAGCGGCAAAGCTTAAAACCTGAGTCATTGCTCACAGTGTCTTTACACTCCGTGATTTCACTCACAAGCAAACAGAATAACAATTCATTTATTATAAATTTTTATACTACCACTGTATTTGCAATAAAAATCACTATTTCTAAATCAAAAACAATCGATTTCAATGTTACATTTTAGTAATCCCATCGTTTTTCATTTTTTAAAATTCTTTTTATTCATAATGTTATACAGCACTTTAATCAGTTAACGTTAACGTCAAGTAATTGTGTTTTGTGTATGAAACATGAATGAATACCCATATTTTATGCAAATTTTTGGTTTGACCTTTGGTTAATCTCAGGATAATTTGGGTGGTTCGGGTGCATATCTATAGAAAGTCTTTACATTTCTCCCCGAGTAGTAATTTCGTTGAGGTCAAGGGAGGTTTTTGTATGAGCTTATATCATCCCAGTTTTGAGCGGGACAATTGTGGTTTTGGCTTGATTGCACAAATGGATGGCGAAGCCAGCCATCGTATCGTGCGTACCGCCATCCATGGCCTCGATCGCATGAAACACCGTGGCGGTATCGCCTCTGACGGTCGAACTGGGGACGGCTGTGGTTTATTAATGCAGCTACCATTGCAATTCTTTGAAGCCATTGCCGCGGAAAATGACTGGCACCTGAGCCGCAAATTCGCCGTGGGCATGTTGTTTTTAAGCCAAGATGAAGAACTGGCCGACCAAGCCAAGTTTATTCTCGAACGCGAGCTCGAGCGTGAAACCTTAAGCATTGCCGGCTGGCGTAAAGTCCCCGTCAATCCTGAAGTATTGGGTGAAATTGGTAAATCGAGCCTACCGCAAATCTATCAAGTACTGATCAACGCCCCGATTGGCTGGCGTGAGAAAGATCTTGAGCGTCGCCTCTACATGGCTCGCCGCCGATTAGAGCAACAAATTACTGACGATAAAGACTTTTATGTCGCGAGTCTTTCAGGCCAAGTCATAGTCTACAAAGGCTTGATGATGCCTGCCGACTTACCCGCATTCTATCCCGACCTTGCTGACATTCGTTTGAAGAGCTCTATTTGTTTATTCCATCAACGCTTTTCAACCAATACTTCACCTAAATGGCCACTCGCTCAGCCCTTTAGATATCTTGCCCATAACGGCGAGATCAACACTATTACCGGTAACCGCCAATGGGCCCGTGCCCGTGCCTACAAGTTTAATTCACCACTACTGCCCGACTTACAACAGGCGGCGCCCTTTGTGAATGAAACGGGTTCTGACTCCTCATCGCTCGATAATATGCTCGAGATGTTGCTCTCAGGCGGTATGGACCTATACCGCGCCATGCGTTTGCTTATTCCGCCAGCATGGCAGAGTAACCCAGAGATGGATGATGAGCTAAAAGCCTTCTATGACTTTAACTCCATGCATATGGAACCTTGGGATGGCCCAGCGGGTATCGTCATGACCAACGGTCGCCATGCTGCTTGCGCGGTGGATCGTAACGGTCTGCGTCCATCACGTTATGTGATCACTAAAGATCGTATCTTAACCCTCGCCTCCGAAGTGGGCATTTGGGACTACGCCGCCGATGAAGTGATTGAAAAAGGCCGTGTCGGCCCAGGTGAGCTGTTAGTGTTAGATACACTCAATGGCCGTCTATACCAGTCATTCGAAATTGATAACGACCTTAAGCGTCGCCACCCCTATAAAGAGTGGATGGCCAAAAACAGCCGGACTCTGGTCCCTGCCGAGCAGTTAGCAACGGAGCAACATGGCGCCAGCGAATTAAGCCCTGAGCAACTGCTGCAATACCAAAAGCAATTTGGTTACACCCGCGAAGAACTTGAACAAGTGATTTGGGTGCTGGCAAAACAAGGCGAAGAAGCGACAGGCTCCATGGGCGACGATACGCCAATGGCCGTATTGTCGAAAAAGTCACGCTCACTCTATGACTATTTCCGACAGAAATTCGCTCAAGTCACTAACCCGCCTATCGATCCGCTGCGTGAAAAGCACGTGATGTCTCTGGCGACCTGTATCGGCCGCGAGCAAAACCTCTTCAACGAAACCACTGGGCATGCCTATCGGGTGATGTTCAACTCACCGATATTATTATTCAGTGATTTCAATCAATTACTCGGATTAGATAGCACTTACTATCGCGCCAATATCGTCGACTTAAACTACGATCCGAAGGAAGGCTTAGAGCACGCGATTCGCCGCATCACCTCGGAAGCCGAACGTTTAGCCCGCAGTGGCACTACTCTGCTGATTTTATCCGACCGCGCGATTGATAAATCGGCGCAGGTGATCCCAGCGGCCATGGCGGTTGGCGCAGTACAACAAATGCTAGTGAGTAAGAGCCTGCGCTGCGATACCAACATCATTGTCGAGACCGCATCGGCACGGGATCCGCACCACTTTGCAGTGCTACTCGGCTTTGGTGCCACGGCGATTTATCCATATCTAGTGTATGAATCAATCTCAGATCTGGCGAAACGCCATCAACTGACCGACACCACGGCGCTGATGCTGAACTTCCGCTACGGCATCGAGAAAGGCCTACGTAAGATCATGTCGAAGATGGGGATCAGCACCGTCGGCTCCTACCGTTGTAGCCAACAGTTTGAGGCCATTGGTATTGCCAGCGATGTGATTGAACTCTGCTTTAAAGGCGTGGTAAGCCGCATCGAAGGCGCCAGCTTTGAGGATATCGCTCAAGATCAAGCGCTGCTGCATAAGGCCGCTTACCGCGCCCATGTGCCGCTGCCACAAGGCGGTTTACTCAAATACGTGGATGGCGGTGAGTACCACTGCTTCAACCCTGATGTGGTCAACACGCTACAGGCATCCTTAATCGATAAGAATTTTGCGACCTATAAGAAGTTCGCCGAATTAGTCGATAACCGCCCAGTCGCCACCCTAAGGGATTTGATTGGCATTAAAGCTGACCAAGCCGCAATTGAACTGGATAAAGTTGAAGCTGCCAGCCATTTATTCCCGCGCTTTGACAGTGCTGCCATGAGTATCGGCGCCTTAAGCCCCGAGGCCCATGAAGCATTAGCCATTGCCATGAACCGTTTAGGCGGCCGCTCTAACTCGGGCGAAGGTGGTGAGGATGCACGCCGCTTTAACACCGAGCGTAACTCGGCGATCAAACAAATTGCATCGGCACGTTTTGGCGTAACCGCCCATTACCTAGTCAACGCCGATGTGCTGCAGATTAAAGTTGCCCAGGGCGCAAAACCCGGTGAAGGCGGACAACTCCCCGGCCATAAGGTGAGTGTGGAAATTGCAGGGCTGCGCCACGCGCGCCCAGGTGTAACCTTGATTTCACCACCACCGCACCATGATATTTATTCAATCGAAGACTTAGCACAGCTGATTTTCGATTTAAAACAAATCAATACCAAGGCACTGATCTCCGTGAAGTTAGTGTCTGAGCCAGGTGTCGGCACTATCGCTACAGGTGTAGCAAAAGCCTACGCCGATATGATCACTATTTCTGGCTACGATGGAGGCACGGGCGCGAGCCCTATCACCTCGGTGAAATACGCTGGCAGCCCATGGGAACTCGGCCTTGCCGAAGTGCATCAATCTCTGGTGGAAAATGGTCTGCGCCATAAGATCCGCTTACAGGTCGATGGCGGCCTAAAAACCGGAACCGACGTCATCAAGGCAGCCTTACTCGGCGCCGAAAGCTTTGGCTTCGGGACTGTGCCTATGATTGCCTTAGGTTGTAAGTACCTGCGTATTTGCCACCTGAACAACTGTGCCACTGGTGTCGCAACTCAGGACAAGAAACTGCGCGATAACCACTACCACGGCTTACCAGAGCGAGTGATGACTTACTTTGAATTTGTCGCCGAGGAAGTGCGCGAGTGGATGGCAACCCTAGGGGTCAGCAAGTTCGAAGACTTAGTGGGCCGCAGTGAGTGGCTACATACCTTAGAAGGCCAGACTGATAAACAACGTGGACTCGATTTAGCGCCAATTCTGTATCAGCCTAAGGTCAGAGCCAGCACTTCGCGCACCTGGCAGGAAACCAATCCGCCAGCGGATTTAGGCTTACTCAACCAACATCTGCTCAACGAGTGCCAGAGTGCGGTCGATAAGGGCGAGTGTTTCGATGCCGCTTACAGTATCAACAACACCGACCGCTCAGTGGGCGCACGCCTATCGGGCTATATCGCCACCACTCTTGGTGTTAAAGGCACTAAGGCCCCAATTAAACTCAGCTTTAACGGCAGTGCTGGCCAAAGCTTTGGGGTATGGAACAGCCCAGGCCTTGAACTCAAGCTTTGCGGTGATGCCAACGACTACGTCGGTAAGGGCATGTCGGGCGGCAAGATTGTGATTTATCCACCGCTAGGGAGTCCGTTCCAGAGCGAGCGCAGCGCGATTGTCGGTAACACTTGTTTGTATGGTGCGACGGGCGGACGCTTCTTCGCCGCGGGCCAAGCGGGTGAACGCTTTGCGGTACGTAACTCGGGCGCTATTGCCGTAGTTGAAGGCTTAGGCGATAACGGCTGCGAATACATGACCAGCGGTATCGTAGTCGTACTCGGTAAAACCGGGGTGAACTTCGGCGCGGGGATGACGGGCGGCTTTGCCTATATCTTCGACCAATTTGGCCGCTTTAATCGCCGCGTGAATAACGAGCTTGTCGATACCCAAAAACTCGAGTCACCGATTCATCAACAGCATTTGAAAGGCTTGATTGAAGAACATGTGGCCGAGACTGGCAGTGAGCACGCGAAGATGATCTTAAGCGACTTTGCCAACTGGTTAGATTGCTTTGTTTTAGTGAAACCGAAAAATATCGCCGTTGCAGATCTGCTCAAATTAGAGCAATCGAGCCCGGAACTAGCAGTTAAAGCGGGGTAATAGCAGATGAGTAACGATTTTCAATTTATTGAAGTGGGTCGTAAAGACCCAACTAAACACCCTGCAGCAAAGCGTTCGACTCAGTTTATTGAGATTTATCAGCCCTTTGCTCAAGCTCAGGTGACTGAACAGGCGGACCGTTGTCTCGATTGCGGTAACCCTTATTGTGAGTGGAAATGCCCGCTGCACAACTATATTCCTAACTGGCTGAAACTGGCGCAGCAGGGTCGGATCATGGAAGCGGCAGATTTAGTCCATGAGACCAATACCCTGCCTGAGATCTGCGGCCGCGTCTGCCCACAGGACAGACTCTGCGAAGGCGCTTGTACCCTAAACGCTGACTTTGGCGCTGTGACTATCGGTAATGTGGAGAAATACATTACCGATACCGCCATCGCCCAAGGCTGGCGTCCGGATATGAGCAAGGTCACGCCACGCAAGGAAAAGGTCGCGATTGTGGGCGCTGGCCCTGCTGGTTTAGGCTGCGCCGATATTCTTGCCCGTAATGGGGTTAAGGCAGTGGTGTTTGATAAATATCCCCAGATTGGTGGCCTGCTGACCTACGGAATTCCGGCTTTTAAACTGGATAAAGCCGTGATGGCGACTCGCCGCACTGTGTTAGAAGGCATGGGAATCGAGTTCAAGCTGGGCGTAACTGTCGGTAAGGACATCGCCTTTAACCAACTGCTTGAGGAATACGATGCCGTCTTCCTCGGTATGGGCACCTACACCGCCATGAAAGCGGGCCTAGAGGGCGAAGATGCCCAAGGCGTGTACCAAGCTCTGCCCTACTTGATTGGCAATACTCATCATCTGATGGGTAGCAGTAATCCAGAAACGCCTTACCTGAATCTTGCCGGTAAGCGCGTGGTGGTCTTAGGTGGCGGTGATACCGCTATGGACTGTGTCCGCACCGCCGTGCGCCAAGGGGCCAGCAGTGTGATTTGTGCCTACCGCCGTGACGAAGCCAACATGCCGGGTTCACGCCGCGAGGTGCAAAACGCCCGTGAAGAGGGCGTGAACTTCCTGTTTAACCGTCAACCCGTGGCGATTAAAACCCAGGATGGCAAAGTGGTGGGCGTGGAATGCGTTGAAACCCAAATGGGTAAAGCCGATACCAGTGGCCGTCAACGTGCCGAAGCGATTGAGGGCAGTGAGCAGTTACTCGACGCCGATGCGGTGATTATCGCCTTCGGTTTCCAACCTAGCCCTGCGCCTTGGTTTGCCGATTACGGCATTGAACTCGACCAATGGGGCCGAGTAAAAGCCAGTAAACAAGCCGA comes from the Shewanella mangrovisoli genome and includes:
- the gltB gene encoding glutamate synthase large subunit; this translates as MSLYHPSFERDNCGFGLIAQMDGEASHRIVRTAIHGLDRMKHRGGIASDGRTGDGCGLLMQLPLQFFEAIAAENDWHLSRKFAVGMLFLSQDEELADQAKFILERELERETLSIAGWRKVPVNPEVLGEIGKSSLPQIYQVLINAPIGWREKDLERRLYMARRRLEQQITDDKDFYVASLSGQVIVYKGLMMPADLPAFYPDLADIRLKSSICLFHQRFSTNTSPKWPLAQPFRYLAHNGEINTITGNRQWARARAYKFNSPLLPDLQQAAPFVNETGSDSSSLDNMLEMLLSGGMDLYRAMRLLIPPAWQSNPEMDDELKAFYDFNSMHMEPWDGPAGIVMTNGRHAACAVDRNGLRPSRYVITKDRILTLASEVGIWDYAADEVIEKGRVGPGELLVLDTLNGRLYQSFEIDNDLKRRHPYKEWMAKNSRTLVPAEQLATEQHGASELSPEQLLQYQKQFGYTREELEQVIWVLAKQGEEATGSMGDDTPMAVLSKKSRSLYDYFRQKFAQVTNPPIDPLREKHVMSLATCIGREQNLFNETTGHAYRVMFNSPILLFSDFNQLLGLDSTYYRANIVDLNYDPKEGLEHAIRRITSEAERLARSGTTLLILSDRAIDKSAQVIPAAMAVGAVQQMLVSKSLRCDTNIIVETASARDPHHFAVLLGFGATAIYPYLVYESISDLAKRHQLTDTTALMLNFRYGIEKGLRKIMSKMGISTVGSYRCSQQFEAIGIASDVIELCFKGVVSRIEGASFEDIAQDQALLHKAAYRAHVPLPQGGLLKYVDGGEYHCFNPDVVNTLQASLIDKNFATYKKFAELVDNRPVATLRDLIGIKADQAAIELDKVEAASHLFPRFDSAAMSIGALSPEAHEALAIAMNRLGGRSNSGEGGEDARRFNTERNSAIKQIASARFGVTAHYLVNADVLQIKVAQGAKPGEGGQLPGHKVSVEIAGLRHARPGVTLISPPPHHDIYSIEDLAQLIFDLKQINTKALISVKLVSEPGVGTIATGVAKAYADMITISGYDGGTGASPITSVKYAGSPWELGLAEVHQSLVENGLRHKIRLQVDGGLKTGTDVIKAALLGAESFGFGTVPMIALGCKYLRICHLNNCATGVATQDKKLRDNHYHGLPERVMTYFEFVAEEVREWMATLGVSKFEDLVGRSEWLHTLEGQTDKQRGLDLAPILYQPKVRASTSRTWQETNPPADLGLLNQHLLNECQSAVDKGECFDAAYSINNTDRSVGARLSGYIATTLGVKGTKAPIKLSFNGSAGQSFGVWNSPGLELKLCGDANDYVGKGMSGGKIVIYPPLGSPFQSERSAIVGNTCLYGATGGRFFAAGQAGERFAVRNSGAIAVVEGLGDNGCEYMTSGIVVVLGKTGVNFGAGMTGGFAYIFDQFGRFNRRVNNELVDTQKLESPIHQQHLKGLIEEHVAETGSEHAKMILSDFANWLDCFVLVKPKNIAVADLLKLEQSSPELAVKAG
- a CDS encoding adenylate/guanylate cyclase domain-containing protein — translated: MRARRQAKKLLFAILAWAIAMAAFVFFRYAQSPELPQWAVGSADLATLAVYMGIIFGSLHWMSNLIADFSAINRLPYVFSVIFKGLFLLLGATTLAYMTQFLNMWAIENHMSTLRQMLTAHILYSPSFQALIVYLVVVRVSLAFVEQMALLVGPRILLNIGLGKYHKPRYEQRLFLYLDMVASTTHAESLGDYRFSRLIQDSFSLLSDTVTNNEAEIYRYMGDAVLIHWPLEEGVVHDRCMNIYFEFSQQLNWQRRYFEEHYGFVPKFKAAAHCGQVVAAVVGVQKQEISFFSDVLNTLARLQDQCNPLGQRMLISGALAGRLDNPNSEYRLTNLGPVKLKGKQHSIEVFGVSPL
- a CDS encoding FAD-dependent oxidoreductase, producing the protein MSNDFQFIEVGRKDPTKHPAAKRSTQFIEIYQPFAQAQVTEQADRCLDCGNPYCEWKCPLHNYIPNWLKLAQQGRIMEAADLVHETNTLPEICGRVCPQDRLCEGACTLNADFGAVTIGNVEKYITDTAIAQGWRPDMSKVTPRKEKVAIVGAGPAGLGCADILARNGVKAVVFDKYPQIGGLLTYGIPAFKLDKAVMATRRTVLEGMGIEFKLGVTVGKDIAFNQLLEEYDAVFLGMGTYTAMKAGLEGEDAQGVYQALPYLIGNTHHLMGSSNPETPYLNLAGKRVVVLGGGDTAMDCVRTAVRQGASSVICAYRRDEANMPGSRREVQNAREEGVNFLFNRQPVAIKTQDGKVVGVECVETQMGKADTSGRQRAEAIEGSEQLLDADAVIIAFGFQPSPAPWFADYGIELDQWGRVKASKQADNPFQTTNPKVFAGGDMVRGSDLVVTAIAEGRDAAQGILNYLD
- the oxyR gene encoding hydrogen peroxide-inducible genes transcriptional activator OxyR, with protein sequence MKNLPSLKNLFYLVNLHQEQNFNRAAKVCFVSQSTLSSGIQNLEEQLGHQLIERDHKSFMFTAIGEEVVQRSRKILTDVDDLVELVKNQGEPMTGDIRLGCIPTIAPFLLSRVVKQCQQAYPAMSLLLKEDTTERLLDALGKGELDLLILALPVDTSGYHSMKVGIDPFKMVIHKDLVGGIHQPIDYQTLPDESIFLLQSEHCITGHAITACQLGDSAKVNPFAATSLHTLVQMVDSKLGTTFLPQMAIDAGILNDTDLVVMTPPGEAPYRDIGLVWRQTTSRILTFRTLGLLIQKLLTKEIE
- a CDS encoding TIGR01212 family radical SAM protein (This family includes YhcC from E. coli K-12, an uncharacterized radical SAM protein.), with translation MGLDAYVNTFGAVCKAKYGERLRKLTIDAKFTCPNRDGTLGRGGCTFCNVASFSYQQAETLSISEQLEQGKVRYKQAKPKLNADKFIAYFQAYTSTYDEYQVLMAKYDEAVKDSEIVGLCVGTRPDCVPDKVLDLLASYQQKGVDVWLELGLQTANDRTLHKINRGHDFACYCDTVARARSRGLKVCTHLILGLPGETHLDYMATLQAVLAHGVDGLKLHPLHVVEGSTMAKAWRAGRLPLLSIEEYAACVGELVRHTPKEVIFHRVTAYAKKPILLAPDWCGYRWNGLVAIVEDLARKGGQGAALTRP
- a CDS encoding Hpt domain-containing protein, which produces MATVELETILDLNTLEQYCSAIGAGTLLKSVVLFEQLMPEYVGNLVKANEAADKDTLCAEAHKFKGAAGSVGLKRIQQIAQLLQHGEETRWEAEHGTWVAQIVEFASADLQQLKQFLQAKA